The following coding sequences are from one Acipenser ruthenus chromosome 7, fAciRut3.2 maternal haplotype, whole genome shotgun sequence window:
- the LOC117415348 gene encoding NADH dehydrogenase [ubiquinone] 1 alpha subcomplex subunit 12-like: protein MAEYLQVFRRAIQQLRGHGGIRGVVMQLLRVNDVKTGALVGVDKSGNKYFEDNRYFFGRHRWVIYAKEMNGKNTYWELDGSMVPPEWHRWLHCITDNPPTTHPPVPRKFIWENHKFNLSGSASQYVPYSITRKKIHEWVPPQATTK, encoded by the exons ATGGCGGAGTACCTGCAGGTTTTTCGGAGAGCTATACAGCAGCTCAGAGGTCATGGAGGTATACGCGGTGTTGTTATGCAGCTTCTCAG ggTAAATGATGTGAAAACTGGAGCTCTTGTTGGAGTGGACAAATCTGGCAACAAATATTTTGAAGATAACCGGTACTTTTTTG GTCGTCACAGATGGGTAATATATGCCAAAGAAATGAATGgaaaaaacacatactgggaaCTAGACGGAAGCATGGTGCCACCTGAAtg GCATCGCTGGCTGCATTGCATAACTGACAATCCACCAACAACTCACCCTCCAGTGCCTCGCAAGTTCATCTGGGAGAATCACAAATTTAACCTGAGCGGTTCAGCGAGTCAGTATGTCCCATACTCCATCACCCGCAAGAAGATACATGAGTGGGTCCCACCCCAGGCAACTACAAAGTGA
- the LOC117414648 gene encoding nuclear receptor subfamily 2 group C member 1 isoform X2: protein MDSTGQRLQIVPADSGMALAQHIQIVTDQQTGQKIQIVTALDQAPAGKQFILTNSGSTPGKVIFARQDHSQGKVILATPDGTGVNQLLFTSSDMATQQFQIVTDSGSAELSPSKPIIEYCVVCGDKASGRHYGAVSCEGCKGFFKRSIRKNLVYTCRGTRDCVINKHHRNRCQYCRLQRCVGFGMKQDSVQCERKPVEVSREKSINCAASTEKIYIRKDLRSPLAATPTFVTDKETCRSAGLLDPGMLLNIQQPFPKIENTMTMSSPEKSDSYEGDLSTLANVVTSLAHLSKSKVLSDNNADLSTMETLSNGDSSMTEIQQGEQSTSEITRAFDTLAKALDPAEHLPAEPVESNMQLVSGDQSGSIIEIEGPILSDVHVAFKLTMPSPMPEYLNVHYICESASRLLFLSMHWARSIPAFQALGQDNEITLVKACWNELFALGLAQCSQVMNVGTILTAIINHLQNSLQQDKLSAERVKLVMEHIWKMQEFCNSMANLCLDSYEYAYLKAIVLFSPDHPGIDNTLQIERFQEKAYMELQDYVTRTYPEDTYRLSRLLLRLPALRLMSAAITEELFFAGLIGNVQIDSIIPYILKMETADYNSQIVSSSL from the exons ATGGATAGCACAGGACAAAGATTACAGATTGTTCCTGCAGACAGTGGCATGGCCTTGGCGCAGCACATACAG atTGTCACAGACCAGCAAACGGGCCAGAAAATTCAGATTGTAACGGCCCTTGATCAGGCACCAGCGGGGAAGCAGTTTATCCTGACCAATTCTGGTTCTACACCGGGCAAGGTGATCTTCGCCAGGCAGGACCACTCGCAGGGAAAAGTCATCTTGGCCACGCCTGATGGGACCGGCGTCAACCAGCTGCTTTTCACTTCATCTGACATGGCGACACAGCAGTTCCAG ATTGTGACAGATTCAGGATCAGCAGAGCTATCCCCATCAAAACCTATAATTGAATATTGTGTGGTGTGCGGAGACAAGGCATCAG GGCGCCACTATGGGGCAGTGAGCTGTGAAGGCTGCAAGGGGTTCTTCAAAAGAAGCATCAGGAAGAACCTTGTATACACCTGTAGAGGAACCAGGGACTGCGTCATCAACAAACACCATCGCAACCGCTGCCAGTACTGCCGGCTGCAGCGGTGTGTTGGCTTTGGTATGAAACAGGACT CTGTTCAGTGTGAACGGAAGCCAGTTGAAGTTTCCCGAGAGAAATCGATAAACTGTGCAGCCTCCACGGAAAAGATTTACATCCGAAAAGATCTGCGCAGTCCCCTGGCCGCCACTCCCACATTTGTAACAGACAAGGAGACTTGCAG GTCTGCAGGTTTGCTGGATCCAGGAATGCTTTTGAACATTCAGCAGCCTTTCCCAAAGATTGAGAATACAATGACGATGTCCTCACCTGAAAAG AGTGACTCTTACGAAGGTGATTTAAGCACACTAGCGAATGTGGTCACGTCACTTGCACACCTCAGCAAGTCAAAGGTTTTGAGCGACAACAACGCAGACTTGTCAACAATGGAGACCTTAAGTAATGGAGATAGTTCTATGACTGAAATTCAACAGGGAGAGCAATCAACAAGTGAAATCACAAG GGCCTTTGATACACTTGCAAAAGCACTGGACCCAGCCGAGCATCTGCCAGCTGAACCTGTGGAGTCCAACATGCAGCTGGTGTCGGGAGATCAGTCTGGAAGCATTATAGAAATTGAAGGACCTATTCTAAGTGATGTCCACGTCGCTTTTAAG CTTACAATGCCTTCACCCATGCCTGAATACCTTAACGTTCACTACATCTGTGAATCCGCATCAAGACTGTTGTTTCTGTCTATGCATTGGGCACGCTCTATTCCTGCTTTCCAAGCACTGGG gCAGGACAACGAAATAACTTTGGTGAAAGCATGTTGGAATGAACTCTTTGCATTGGGTCTAGCACAGTGTTCTCAAGTTATGAATGTGGGCACCATTTTAACTGCCATTATAAATCACCTCCAGAACAGTTTACAACAAG ATAAATTATCAGCAGAAAGGGTCAAACTTGTAATGGAGCACATCTGGAAGATGCAAGAATTCTGTAACAGCATGGCTAATCTGTGTCTGGATTCTTACGAATATGCATACTTGAAAGCTATTGTTCTCTTTAGCCCTG aTCATCCAGGCATAGATAATACTCTTCAGATTGAAAGGTTCCAAGAAAAGGCATACATGGAATTACAAGATTATGTCACCAGAACATACCCAGAAGATACTTACAg atTATCAAGGCTCCTTCTGAGGCTACCGGCATTGAGACTGATGAGTGCAGCCATCACAGAAGAATTATTCTTTGCTGGCCTCATAGGAAATGTACAGATTGATAGCATCATCCCCTATATTCTGAAAATGGAGACCGCAGACTATAACAGCCAGATAGTTAGTTCTTCGCTTTAA
- the LOC117414648 gene encoding nuclear receptor subfamily 2 group C member 1 isoform X1, producing the protein MTIMTTVEELVRQIVEQQMVEVSSSHGGINQGTTIGRHVMDSTGQRLQIVPADSGMALAQHIQIVTDQQTGQKIQIVTALDQAPAGKQFILTNSGSTPGKVIFARQDHSQGKVILATPDGTGVNQLLFTSSDMATQQFQIVTDSGSAELSPSKPIIEYCVVCGDKASGRHYGAVSCEGCKGFFKRSIRKNLVYTCRGTRDCVINKHHRNRCQYCRLQRCVGFGMKQDSVQCERKPVEVSREKSINCAASTEKIYIRKDLRSPLAATPTFVTDKETCRSAGLLDPGMLLNIQQPFPKIENTMTMSSPEKSDSYEGDLSTLANVVTSLAHLSKSKVLSDNNADLSTMETLSNGDSSMTEIQQGEQSTSEITRAFDTLAKALDPAEHLPAEPVESNMQLVSGDQSGSIIEIEGPILSDVHVAFKLTMPSPMPEYLNVHYICESASRLLFLSMHWARSIPAFQALGQDNEITLVKACWNELFALGLAQCSQVMNVGTILTAIINHLQNSLQQDKLSAERVKLVMEHIWKMQEFCNSMANLCLDSYEYAYLKAIVLFSPDHPGIDNTLQIERFQEKAYMELQDYVTRTYPEDTYRLSRLLLRLPALRLMSAAITEELFFAGLIGNVQIDSIIPYILKMETADYNSQIVSSSL; encoded by the exons ATGACCATCATGACGACTGTGGAAGAACTGGTGCGTCAGATAGTTGAACAGCAAATGGTAGAG GTCTCTTCATCCCACGGGGGTATCAACCAAGGAACTACAATAGGACGCCACGTAATGGATAGCACAGGACAAAGATTACAGATTGTTCCTGCAGACAGTGGCATGGCCTTGGCGCAGCACATACAG atTGTCACAGACCAGCAAACGGGCCAGAAAATTCAGATTGTAACGGCCCTTGATCAGGCACCAGCGGGGAAGCAGTTTATCCTGACCAATTCTGGTTCTACACCGGGCAAGGTGATCTTCGCCAGGCAGGACCACTCGCAGGGAAAAGTCATCTTGGCCACGCCTGATGGGACCGGCGTCAACCAGCTGCTTTTCACTTCATCTGACATGGCGACACAGCAGTTCCAG ATTGTGACAGATTCAGGATCAGCAGAGCTATCCCCATCAAAACCTATAATTGAATATTGTGTGGTGTGCGGAGACAAGGCATCAG GGCGCCACTATGGGGCAGTGAGCTGTGAAGGCTGCAAGGGGTTCTTCAAAAGAAGCATCAGGAAGAACCTTGTATACACCTGTAGAGGAACCAGGGACTGCGTCATCAACAAACACCATCGCAACCGCTGCCAGTACTGCCGGCTGCAGCGGTGTGTTGGCTTTGGTATGAAACAGGACT CTGTTCAGTGTGAACGGAAGCCAGTTGAAGTTTCCCGAGAGAAATCGATAAACTGTGCAGCCTCCACGGAAAAGATTTACATCCGAAAAGATCTGCGCAGTCCCCTGGCCGCCACTCCCACATTTGTAACAGACAAGGAGACTTGCAG GTCTGCAGGTTTGCTGGATCCAGGAATGCTTTTGAACATTCAGCAGCCTTTCCCAAAGATTGAGAATACAATGACGATGTCCTCACCTGAAAAG AGTGACTCTTACGAAGGTGATTTAAGCACACTAGCGAATGTGGTCACGTCACTTGCACACCTCAGCAAGTCAAAGGTTTTGAGCGACAACAACGCAGACTTGTCAACAATGGAGACCTTAAGTAATGGAGATAGTTCTATGACTGAAATTCAACAGGGAGAGCAATCAACAAGTGAAATCACAAG GGCCTTTGATACACTTGCAAAAGCACTGGACCCAGCCGAGCATCTGCCAGCTGAACCTGTGGAGTCCAACATGCAGCTGGTGTCGGGAGATCAGTCTGGAAGCATTATAGAAATTGAAGGACCTATTCTAAGTGATGTCCACGTCGCTTTTAAG CTTACAATGCCTTCACCCATGCCTGAATACCTTAACGTTCACTACATCTGTGAATCCGCATCAAGACTGTTGTTTCTGTCTATGCATTGGGCACGCTCTATTCCTGCTTTCCAAGCACTGGG gCAGGACAACGAAATAACTTTGGTGAAAGCATGTTGGAATGAACTCTTTGCATTGGGTCTAGCACAGTGTTCTCAAGTTATGAATGTGGGCACCATTTTAACTGCCATTATAAATCACCTCCAGAACAGTTTACAACAAG ATAAATTATCAGCAGAAAGGGTCAAACTTGTAATGGAGCACATCTGGAAGATGCAAGAATTCTGTAACAGCATGGCTAATCTGTGTCTGGATTCTTACGAATATGCATACTTGAAAGCTATTGTTCTCTTTAGCCCTG aTCATCCAGGCATAGATAATACTCTTCAGATTGAAAGGTTCCAAGAAAAGGCATACATGGAATTACAAGATTATGTCACCAGAACATACCCAGAAGATACTTACAg atTATCAAGGCTCCTTCTGAGGCTACCGGCATTGAGACTGATGAGTGCAGCCATCACAGAAGAATTATTCTTTGCTGGCCTCATAGGAAATGTACAGATTGATAGCATCATCCCCTATATTCTGAAAATGGAGACCGCAGACTATAACAGCCAGATAGTTAGTTCTTCGCTTTAA